The following are encoded together in the Mumia sp. Pv4-285 genome:
- a CDS encoding alkyl/aryl-sulfatase: protein MGAVSKEPTRFTVEANASGAARYALGDRADFADVERGLIARFDEIKNERGETVLDASTFSFIRQGEDAPAGVDASLWRQSQLVIQLGLYKVVDHLFQVRGNGANLTIVDAPEGLVVIDCMEGVEMAAQAMRLFREHVNDKPVVAVIYTHTHFDHYGGVKAVVDEADVESGEVALVGPGTVESFNKYALGENVIVGNAMSRRASYTFEALIPHGVSGAVTQGIGPGGGSHFTTTYIAPNDSITATGETRTFGGWEFEFLYAPDTEAPEEMHIWIPAINAVTCAENANHTMHNIQTLRGARTRDARNFARYLDETLVRWGDRVEVHFGPHTWPVWGNANVVAFLESQRDLYKYMHDQTLRLANQGYHPIEIAEMVQLPDAIGKKWFNRYYHGSLHHNVRAVFAKELGTWDGDPASIWPLPPAENARRYVSLLGRDAILAEGTRAISEGDYRWAVQILHHLVFADPADAQAKELQADAYEQLGYQQEAPQWRGIFLTAAQELREGAATEGGLNTASSETILAMPMDQLFDFAAIHVVGERAADVDLRIGIVVNDTDERWTAWVRDGVMNARPQESQNVQATITGPKQAVVAVLLDPSRAGDLVSSGVLTIDGDESVLASYGSVLEDFDPHFNLVTP from the coding sequence GTGGGGGCTGTTTCGAAGGAGCCGACGAGGTTCACGGTTGAGGCGAACGCGTCGGGTGCGGCGCGTTACGCGCTGGGTGACCGCGCCGACTTCGCTGACGTCGAGCGAGGGCTGATTGCGAGGTTCGACGAGATCAAGAACGAGCGTGGGGAGACCGTGCTCGACGCCAGCACGTTCAGCTTCATCCGGCAGGGCGAGGATGCTCCGGCCGGGGTCGACGCGAGCCTGTGGCGCCAATCGCAGCTGGTCATCCAGCTGGGTCTGTACAAGGTGGTCGACCACCTCTTTCAGGTGAGAGGCAACGGCGCGAACCTGACCATCGTGGATGCGCCGGAAGGTCTGGTCGTCATCGACTGCATGGAGGGTGTGGAGATGGCCGCGCAGGCGATGCGGCTGTTCCGCGAGCATGTGAACGACAAGCCCGTTGTGGCGGTGATCTACACCCACACGCATTTCGACCACTATGGCGGCGTGAAGGCCGTCGTCGACGAGGCCGATGTGGAGTCCGGCGAGGTTGCGCTGGTCGGCCCCGGCACCGTCGAGTCATTCAACAAGTACGCCCTGGGTGAGAACGTCATCGTCGGCAACGCGATGTCGAGGCGCGCGAGCTATACGTTCGAGGCTCTGATTCCTCACGGCGTGAGCGGCGCGGTCACGCAAGGCATCGGCCCAGGCGGCGGCTCGCATTTCACGACCACCTACATCGCGCCGAACGACAGCATCACTGCGACGGGTGAGACGCGCACGTTCGGTGGCTGGGAGTTCGAGTTCCTCTACGCGCCCGACACCGAGGCGCCTGAGGAGATGCACATCTGGATCCCTGCGATCAACGCCGTCACCTGTGCCGAGAACGCGAACCACACCATGCACAACATCCAGACGCTTCGCGGCGCCCGAACGCGTGACGCGCGCAACTTTGCGCGCTACCTCGACGAGACGCTCGTGCGCTGGGGCGACCGGGTCGAAGTGCACTTCGGACCGCACACCTGGCCTGTGTGGGGCAACGCCAACGTCGTCGCGTTCCTCGAGTCGCAGCGCGATCTCTACAAGTACATGCACGACCAGACGTTGCGGCTGGCGAACCAGGGCTATCACCCGATCGAGATCGCGGAGATGGTGCAGCTGCCGGACGCGATCGGCAAGAAGTGGTTCAACCGCTATTACCACGGGTCGCTGCACCACAACGTCCGAGCGGTCTTCGCCAAGGAGCTTGGCACGTGGGATGGTGACCCCGCGTCGATCTGGCCCCTGCCCCCTGCTGAGAACGCGCGGCGGTACGTGTCCCTCCTGGGCCGCGACGCGATCCTCGCGGAGGGAACGCGAGCGATCAGCGAGGGAGACTACCGATGGGCTGTTCAGATCCTGCACCACCTGGTGTTCGCCGACCCCGCTGACGCGCAGGCGAAGGAACTGCAGGCCGACGCGTACGAGCAGCTCGGGTATCAGCAGGAAGCCCCTCAGTGGCGCGGCATCTTTCTCACCGCAGCGCAGGAGCTACGTGAAGGAGCCGCGACGGAGGGCGGACTCAACACAGCAAGCTCGGAGACCATCCTGGCCATGCCGATGGACCAGCTGTTCGACTTCGCGGCGATCCATGTGGTCGGTGAGCGTGCGGCCGACGTCGACCTGCGGATCGGAATCGTGGTCAACGACACCGATGAGAGATGGACTGCGTGGGTCCGAGACGGCGTCATGAACGCGCGCCCGCAGGAAAGCCAGAACGTTCAGGCGACGATCACCGGACCGAAACAGGCAGTGGTCGCCGTTCTGCTCGATCCGTCACGGGCGGGCGACCTTGTCTCCTCCGGTGTCCTGACGATCGACGGCGACGAGTCGGTGCTGGCGTCGTACGGGTCGGTCCTCGAAGACTTCGACCCTCACTTCAACCTCGTCACACCCTAG
- a CDS encoding TetR/AcrR family transcriptional regulator, giving the protein METAIVRFHRDGYHHVSMDDIASDVGISAGALYRHFRSKQDLLFAALSTLLDEYEELGVGINDPHPETLLAALARHTVRSRERGLVWQRYARDLAPDQHEIARARLRGLAGRVAAAVQTRRPELDPSNADMVAWAVLAVLASPFEHRVTLSAARFESLLTGSAVALCDTPAVPARDVATAETVAVGPYANAFAASTHERIVAAAGQLIREQGFDAVSMESIGAAVGITAASVYNHFPSKSDVLLAVYARASEGLRLGLSQALSRAQDTDNALELVVRSYVSPALRPDGLSGLLFRETARLPESRQQSARRVQREYVDRWARLVELPLNEARIIVHAAIALVNSLVTIPHLRARAGFEEEVVGLALDVLRGRPRV; this is encoded by the coding sequence GTGGAGACGGCGATCGTCCGGTTCCACCGCGATGGCTACCACCACGTCTCGATGGACGACATCGCGTCCGACGTCGGCATCAGCGCAGGTGCCCTCTACCGGCACTTCCGCAGCAAGCAGGATCTGCTGTTCGCTGCACTGTCCACGCTGCTCGACGAGTACGAGGAACTCGGGGTGGGGATCAACGATCCCCACCCCGAGACTCTCCTCGCGGCGCTCGCCCGCCACACCGTCCGATCACGGGAACGCGGTCTCGTCTGGCAGCGCTACGCCCGAGACCTCGCGCCGGACCAGCACGAGATCGCCCGCGCGCGACTCCGTGGTTTGGCTGGACGGGTCGCGGCGGCGGTGCAGACGCGGCGTCCCGAGCTCGACCCGAGCAATGCGGACATGGTCGCCTGGGCCGTCCTCGCTGTGCTCGCCAGCCCGTTCGAGCACCGCGTCACACTTTCCGCCGCGCGGTTCGAATCACTCCTGACCGGCTCAGCCGTCGCCCTATGCGACACCCCAGCCGTCCCGGCACGCGACGTAGCGACGGCTGAGACCGTCGCCGTCGGCCCGTACGCCAACGCATTCGCGGCCTCGACCCACGAGCGCATCGTCGCGGCGGCGGGCCAGCTGATCAGGGAGCAGGGGTTCGACGCGGTCTCCATGGAGAGCATCGGTGCCGCGGTCGGCATCACGGCCGCGAGCGTCTACAACCACTTCCCCAGCAAGAGCGACGTTCTCCTCGCCGTGTACGCGCGTGCCAGCGAGGGGCTGCGTCTCGGGCTCAGCCAGGCCCTGTCACGCGCGCAGGACACTGACAACGCGCTCGAGCTCGTCGTACGGTCGTACGTCTCGCCTGCGTTGCGCCCAGACGGCCTGTCGGGGCTGCTCTTCCGAGAGACGGCCCGACTGCCCGAGTCGCGACAGCAGTCGGCGCGACGCGTACAACGCGAGTACGTCGACCGGTGGGCGCGCCTTGTCGAGTTGCCGCTGAACGAGGCGCGGATCATCGTCCACGCCGCTATCGCGCTCGTGAACAGCCTCGTTACTATCCCCCATCTGCGTGCGCGGGCGGGGTTCGAGGAGGAGGTCGTCGGCCTCGCGCTGGACGTGTTGCGAGGACGGCCTAGGGTGTGA
- a CDS encoding esterase/lipase family protein encodes MTWRRSLARLTSLVATTLAILALAGQGLSASAAPEPALETPTSTLASALTCPTTFTHPDREPVLLVHGTVSNAAESWGWGVAPALRDQGFDVCTVDLPDYSRPDIQVSAEYVVHAIDAIYQSTGRKVDVVGHSQGNLQLRWAVKWWPHLQARVDDMVNLANPANGIVGGSAFCIVPCIPAATQFSLGSRFLDALNAGDPTPGPISYTSIYSLTDEAILPFTTAIVDGAKNISVQSVCPGRIVTHVGFLYDSVAFRLTVDALSHSGSASPGRMPFGKCLDVNLPGVTVAEATAATAVVVAAAGVRLVGGATAWVEPPLKAYAAG; translated from the coding sequence ATGACCTGGAGACGATCTCTCGCCCGGCTGACCAGCCTGGTGGCAACCACCCTCGCGATCCTCGCGCTGGCCGGCCAGGGCCTGTCGGCCAGTGCTGCGCCGGAGCCGGCCCTCGAGACTCCGACATCGACCCTCGCCTCGGCGCTGACATGCCCGACGACCTTCACCCACCCCGACCGCGAGCCCGTCCTGCTGGTGCACGGCACCGTGTCGAACGCTGCCGAGAGCTGGGGGTGGGGAGTCGCCCCCGCTCTGCGCGACCAGGGATTCGACGTCTGCACCGTCGACCTGCCCGACTACTCGCGCCCCGACATCCAGGTCTCGGCCGAGTACGTCGTCCACGCGATCGACGCCATCTACCAGTCCACCGGTCGCAAGGTCGACGTGGTCGGACACAGCCAGGGCAACCTCCAGCTCCGATGGGCAGTGAAGTGGTGGCCGCACCTGCAGGCGCGGGTCGACGACATGGTGAACCTCGCCAACCCGGCCAACGGCATCGTCGGCGGCAGCGCCTTCTGCATCGTGCCGTGCATCCCGGCGGCGACCCAGTTCAGCCTGGGCTCGAGGTTCTTGGATGCGCTCAACGCAGGAGACCCGACGCCGGGACCGATCTCGTACACGTCGATCTACAGCCTGACGGACGAGGCGATCCTGCCGTTCACGACCGCTATCGTCGACGGCGCGAAGAACATCTCGGTCCAGTCGGTCTGCCCGGGCCGCATCGTGACGCACGTCGGCTTCCTGTACGACTCCGTGGCGTTCCGACTGACCGTCGACGCGTTGTCGCACAGCGGGTCGGCCTCGCCCGGGAGGATGCCGTTCGGGAAGTGCCTCGACGTGAACCTTCCGGGCGTCACGGTGGCCGAGGCGACGGCAGCGACCGCCGTGGTCGTCGCCGCAGCGGGCGTCCGCCTCGTCGGAGGCGCCACCGCGTGGGTGGAACCACCGCTCAAGGCGTACGCCGCCGGGTAG
- a CDS encoding lipid-transfer protein, translating to MTGSALVAGVGMVPFAKPGRSDDYDTMGARAVRAALTDAGLPYEKVQQAYAGYVYGDSTCGQRVVYEVGLSGIPVVNVNNNCASGSSALWLARQAVESGAVDCALAVGFEWMQPGPLASAWTDRTSPLANFTQVLDDVHGIEPDVPRAAQFFGAAGIEYAEAYDIRPETWAKIAVKARAHAANNPYAVFRDPVTEQQVLDAPRLYGPITRLQACPPTCGAAAAIIVSAEFARANGLRTDVAIAAQAMASDLPGTFDEGSMMKIVGTEVTSVAARLVYDEAGVDPYDVDVVELHDCFTVNEVLSYEALGLVGEGGAERLIVDGDNTYGGRVVVNPSGGLLSKGHPLGATGLAQCAELVWQLRGEAGARQVAGARLALQHNLGLGTAGVVTLYERRS from the coding sequence ATGACAGGTTCCGCACTGGTCGCCGGCGTCGGCATGGTCCCGTTCGCCAAGCCGGGCCGCAGCGACGACTACGACACGATGGGCGCCCGCGCCGTGCGCGCCGCGCTGACCGACGCCGGACTGCCGTACGAGAAGGTGCAGCAGGCGTACGCCGGATACGTCTACGGCGACTCGACGTGCGGGCAGCGGGTCGTCTACGAGGTGGGGTTGTCCGGCATCCCGGTCGTCAACGTCAACAACAACTGCGCCAGCGGCTCGAGCGCGTTGTGGCTCGCACGACAGGCGGTGGAGAGCGGAGCAGTCGACTGCGCGCTGGCGGTCGGGTTCGAGTGGATGCAGCCCGGCCCCCTTGCTTCGGCCTGGACGGACCGCACCAGCCCTCTCGCCAACTTCACCCAGGTGCTCGACGACGTGCACGGCATCGAGCCCGATGTCCCGAGGGCGGCCCAGTTCTTCGGCGCGGCCGGCATCGAGTACGCCGAGGCGTACGACATCAGGCCGGAGACGTGGGCGAAGATCGCCGTGAAGGCTCGCGCTCACGCGGCGAACAACCCGTACGCGGTCTTTCGTGACCCCGTGACGGAACAGCAGGTGCTCGACGCTCCGCGCCTCTACGGGCCGATCACCCGTCTCCAGGCCTGTCCCCCGACGTGCGGCGCGGCCGCGGCGATCATCGTGAGCGCGGAGTTCGCCCGCGCGAACGGTCTGCGCACCGACGTCGCCATCGCCGCCCAGGCGATGGCGTCCGACCTCCCCGGCACGTTCGACGAGGGCAGCATGATGAAGATCGTCGGCACCGAGGTGACGAGCGTGGCCGCACGTCTGGTGTACGACGAGGCCGGCGTCGATCCGTACGACGTCGACGTCGTCGAGCTCCACGACTGCTTCACCGTCAACGAGGTGCTGTCGTACGAGGCGCTCGGACTTGTCGGCGAGGGTGGCGCGGAACGGCTGATCGTCGACGGCGACAACACGTACGGCGGGAGGGTCGTCGTGAACCCGAGCGGCGGACTGCTCTCGAAGGGTCACCCGCTCGGCGCGACCGGTCTGGCCCAGTGCGCAGAGCTGGTGTGGCAGCTGCGCGGCGAGGCTGGCGCCCGCCAGGTGGCGGGGGCGCGGCTCGCGCTGCAACACAACCTCGGCCTCGGCACTGCCGGAGTCGTCACGCTCTACGAGCGGCGCTCGTGA
- a CDS encoding enoyl-CoA hydratase/isomerase family protein, translating to MSQSIEVTSSGHVATIELRRPPSNYFDREMLSSIADAAQNLHRDGVRAIVLCAAGRHFCAGADFATDDMADNREESAALLYAEAVRLLTIPVPVIAAVQGSAVGGGVGLACAADFRVASPASRFHANFSSLGFHHGFALSVTLPEIVGTQHAADLLYASRRVDGQRAYDIGLVDRLVPDGEQRAEAVRWAQEIATRAPLAVQSMKQTLRAPLVEKARAALEREHAEQARLWATRDSAIGIAANLARETPVFTGR from the coding sequence ATGAGTCAGAGTATCGAGGTCACCTCCTCGGGACACGTCGCGACGATCGAGCTGCGACGTCCTCCTTCCAACTACTTCGATCGGGAGATGCTCTCGAGCATCGCCGACGCCGCACAGAACCTGCATCGTGACGGCGTCCGCGCGATCGTGCTGTGCGCCGCGGGGCGCCACTTCTGCGCCGGCGCGGACTTCGCGACCGACGACATGGCTGACAACCGCGAGGAGTCGGCGGCTCTCCTGTACGCCGAGGCCGTGCGCCTGCTCACGATCCCGGTGCCGGTGATCGCGGCGGTCCAGGGCTCTGCCGTCGGGGGCGGTGTCGGGCTGGCCTGCGCAGCCGACTTCCGTGTCGCCTCGCCTGCGTCGCGCTTCCACGCGAACTTCTCGTCACTCGGTTTCCACCACGGGTTCGCGCTCAGCGTGACGCTGCCGGAGATCGTCGGGACCCAGCACGCCGCCGACCTGCTCTACGCGAGTCGGCGGGTGGACGGCCAGCGCGCGTACGACATCGGGTTGGTCGATCGCCTCGTGCCGGACGGAGAGCAGCGCGCGGAGGCGGTGCGCTGGGCGCAGGAGATCGCCACGCGGGCGCCGCTGGCGGTGCAATCGATGAAGCAGACGCTGCGGGCGCCCCTGGTCGAGAAGGCCCGTGCCGCACTCGAACGTGAGCACGCCGAGCAGGCCCGACTGTGGGCGACCCGCGACAGCGCGATCGGCATCGCCGCGAACCTGGCCCGCGAGACGCCGGTCTTCACCGGCCGCTGA
- a CDS encoding acyl-CoA dehydrogenase family protein, giving the protein MTGASDIGLGRLVDSLFAETFPAHDRAEAERVGLSVAQWKSVAELGFPLVGITEEAGGSGGTLLDLLVVLQAAGRHAVPLPLAETALAAGVLADAGLEITAGPLATVPDVGGLTLRGGRLSGTASRVPWGRTADFVVAVMTDELGEQRAVRCAPPLSSIEPGSDLAGMPCDTITFDEVPVDTAAWPTTAGDPLLKGALLRSAQIAGAVTGAFELTRDYVTSRVQFGRPVSRFQSVQAHVVELAQATTSTRLCVERAGVAASCGPATFEILATKSVANRAAARAAAAAHQAHGAIGMTREYPLQLLTRRLHQWRGEFGAAAEVEARIGAAVARAGGVVALATSDGGEGGAQA; this is encoded by the coding sequence GTGACCGGAGCAAGCGACATCGGGCTCGGGCGTCTCGTCGACTCGCTCTTCGCCGAGACGTTCCCGGCGCACGACCGCGCAGAGGCCGAGCGAGTCGGGCTGTCGGTCGCGCAGTGGAAGTCGGTCGCGGAGCTCGGGTTCCCGCTCGTCGGGATCACCGAGGAGGCCGGCGGGTCCGGCGGCACTCTCCTCGATCTCCTGGTCGTGCTGCAGGCGGCAGGGCGACATGCGGTCCCGCTGCCCCTGGCCGAGACCGCGCTGGCCGCCGGAGTCCTCGCCGACGCCGGTCTGGAGATCACCGCCGGCCCACTCGCGACCGTCCCCGACGTGGGCGGCCTCACGCTGCGCGGGGGACGCCTCAGCGGCACCGCGTCCCGGGTTCCCTGGGGTCGGACCGCCGACTTCGTCGTGGCCGTCATGACCGACGAGCTCGGCGAGCAGCGAGCCGTACGCTGCGCACCACCGCTCTCCTCGATCGAGCCCGGGTCGGACCTGGCCGGGATGCCCTGCGACACGATCACGTTCGACGAGGTTCCCGTCGACACCGCGGCGTGGCCCACAACGGCGGGAGATCCCCTGCTGAAGGGCGCGCTGCTGCGCTCGGCACAGATCGCCGGCGCCGTCACGGGAGCCTTCGAGCTCACCCGCGACTACGTGACGTCGCGAGTGCAGTTCGGGCGTCCGGTGTCGCGGTTCCAGTCCGTACAGGCCCACGTCGTCGAGCTGGCGCAGGCCACGACGTCGACACGGCTGTGCGTCGAACGCGCAGGCGTCGCCGCGTCCTGCGGGCCGGCGACGTTCGAGATCCTCGCGACGAAGTCGGTCGCCAATCGAGCCGCAGCACGGGCGGCAGCAGCGGCCCACCAGGCGCACGGCGCGATCGGGATGACACGGGAATACCCGCTGCAGCTGCTCACGCGCCGGCTGCACCAGTGGCGCGGCGAGTTCGGCGCCGCAGCAGAGGTCGAGGCACGGATCGGCGCGGCGGTCGCACGCGCCGGTGGCGTCGTCGCCCTGGCGACGTCCGACGGCGGCGAAGGGGGCGCGCAGGCATGA
- a CDS encoding acyl-CoA dehydrogenase family protein → MTSLVALEATELSPQERELRRQVREYLAERLPAGSYHVGLGMSGGIDREFSRDLGRRGWLGMAFPKPYGGGRTAVERLIVVEELLAVGAPVGWHWIADRQSGPNIAANGTDAQKDRFLPRIAAGELCFAIGMSEPDSGSDLASLRTRAVPVDGGWRVNGTKVWTTGAFEATHLLALFRTSDDRHQGLTQFIVDRHQPGVTVSPITFIDGNADFCEVAFEDVFIPDDMRLGAVGAGWGQNTGELVLERGGVDRWMSLVPILERWAASVSDEGSTSAYEDLGAITARCWSFHGMSLSIARMVDAGTSPSLEAALVKDMATRFEQECIEIVTRHLGHSPDLGSPDPYEALLARAVLVGPSWTIRGGTTEILRNIVAKGLGL, encoded by the coding sequence ATGACCTCCCTCGTCGCCCTCGAGGCCACGGAGCTGAGCCCACAGGAGCGAGAGCTCCGGCGCCAGGTCCGCGAGTACCTCGCCGAGCGGCTGCCTGCCGGCTCGTACCACGTGGGTCTCGGGATGAGCGGCGGGATCGACCGTGAGTTCTCCCGCGATCTCGGCCGACGCGGATGGCTCGGTATGGCCTTCCCGAAGCCGTACGGCGGTGGCCGCACGGCGGTCGAACGGCTCATCGTCGTCGAGGAGCTGCTTGCCGTCGGAGCGCCGGTCGGGTGGCACTGGATCGCCGACCGCCAGTCAGGCCCGAACATCGCGGCAAACGGGACCGACGCACAGAAGGACCGTTTCCTCCCTCGCATCGCCGCCGGCGAGCTGTGCTTCGCGATCGGGATGAGCGAGCCTGATTCCGGCTCAGACCTCGCGTCGCTGCGCACTCGAGCCGTGCCGGTCGACGGGGGGTGGCGTGTCAACGGCACCAAGGTCTGGACCACTGGCGCCTTCGAGGCAACGCACCTGCTCGCGCTCTTCCGTACGTCGGACGACCGTCACCAGGGCCTGACGCAGTTCATCGTCGACCGCCACCAGCCAGGGGTGACCGTCTCCCCCATCACGTTCATCGACGGGAACGCCGACTTCTGCGAGGTCGCCTTCGAGGACGTCTTCATCCCCGACGACATGCGGCTGGGGGCCGTGGGTGCCGGCTGGGGCCAGAACACCGGCGAGCTCGTCCTCGAGCGCGGAGGCGTCGACCGATGGATGTCTCTCGTCCCGATCCTCGAACGGTGGGCTGCATCGGTCTCTGACGAGGGGTCGACGAGTGCGTACGAGGACCTGGGCGCGATCACCGCACGGTGCTGGTCCTTCCACGGGATGTCGCTGTCGATCGCGCGAATGGTGGATGCCGGTACCTCGCCGAGCCTGGAGGCGGCGCTCGTCAAGGACATGGCCACCCGCTTCGAGCAGGAGTGCATCGAGATCGTCACAAGGCACCTCGGCCACTCACCCGACCTCGGGAGCCCGGACCCGTACGAGGCGCTCCTCGCCCGTGCCGTCCTCGTCGGCCCGTCGTGGACGATCCGCGGCGGGACGACCGAGATTCTCCGCAACATCGTCGCGAAGGGGTTGGGACTGTGA